The Meles meles chromosome 12, mMelMel3.1 paternal haplotype, whole genome shotgun sequence genomic sequence ACCTTCTGCTGGCCCGACAGATACCTGTCCTTATGTCGAGCTcggaaattttagaaaattctattCCTTTGCTCTGTCAGTCggggcagggattttttttttttttttctttttgagtaaaGTTTTAAGTTTGAAAAGGACTACGttaggaggacatggggagcccAGCAAAGGAGTCTGCTGGCCGCTTCATCCAGGAGACCCCGATGGGGTCATTTGGCTGACAACACTGCCTCCTGCCGTCCCTGTTCTCACTGGGCATATCGAGCCCAGGTAGCATGGAAGGGGTGACCTGGGCCATGTGAGCGGGGTGGCCCGCACAGAGGGCAGCGGCCGCCCCCGAGAACAACGTCCCCCAGCCCCCGCGGGGGCGGCCGCCTACCTGCAGGTTGCTGTTGACTCTTTCCGCTCCACACTTGTTGACGCGCAAATCACACTTGGAAAAACAGTCGAAGAAATTGCAGTCTTCGTCTCCCGTGCAGTTCTGCTCGAGAATTTCCCGCATTTTAGGTTCAAAAAAGGCCATGTCCACGTCGATGGCCACCACCTGCAACCAACACAGCACATGGCCGTCAGGGGACACCGAGGCTCAGCACCGCAGGGGCCGGGGCACCCCCGCTCCCCATTGGCAGTGCAGATGCCTTTGGGCTGTGGGAGGGCAGAACGCTGCCTGCTGGAAAGGGGAGCCCGGGCCGTGCTGGGGGCGCCAGCTTTTGTCACACAACCATCTGGCATTGACCATATTGCAAAGCTTTGGCTGCAAAAAAGGACATTTGCGGTCCTGGTGAAACCCTAGGATTTGGAACTATAACTGGAAGAATCGTTTTTCAACCTCAAACACTTTTTCAGCTTTAAAAGTAGGATCtcggaggggtgcctggatgggatggctcagtcagttgagggtgtGATGCTTGGTCAGgccgtgatctcggggtcctgggatccagccccggaTCTGGCTCAGCACtcactgcagagtctgcttgaggactctctctcccctcccccgtgctagctctctctctctctctcaaatgaataaataaaactttaaaaaaaaatagaatctccgaaatgtcttaaaaataaatttatctggggcacctgggtggctcagtgggttaagccgctgccttcggctcaggtcatgatctcggggtcctgggatcgagccccgcatcaggctctctgctcagcagggagcctgcttccctctctctctctctctgcctgcctctctgtctacttgtgatctctgtctgtcaaataaataaataaaatctttaaaaaaaatttaaaaaaataaattaatcccCTCCCCATTGCTGCATCACTTTGGTCTCTGACCTTCAAGGTTCGGCATCATAAAAGCTGTGAGACCCAGAGAATTTATCTTCATGAGTGTCAACAATGAAGAAACCGCCCTCCTGGGGCAGATCCTTGCGTGTGAAGGCAACAGTGGGTGGGCAGGACCTGTGCCGTCTACTTGTGGCCTATCTGTGACCTGAATCGACCGGCTTCCCACTGACTGCAGGGATGGAAACTTGGCTGCAAATGGCAGCATCAACCTTCTCGCATTAGGGCTGATGCACACGGACCCGGGTCCAACAGCATCAAATACGAAATGCCAAAATGCCACTGTCAGCAGGAGCCCACGATCAACCCCCTGGAATTCCAGATTTCTCTTCTTGGCTTCAAAGCAAATAGGCTTCCacaccagaaaaagaagaatgtctACATTATGCAGATTCGCCTCCACCACctgaatgtaaaaaacaaaacaacaacaaaaagatctCAAACTTGATAAAACCTGGATTCTGCCCAAATCAAGCAGTTCATAGCTTCTAGGTATTAAAAGACCTTTCAGAAGACTTGATGAATTTGATGGCGTCTGTGGTGTCTCACAAGCCTTCGCAGGCCATCCTCCGAGcaccttccttctgcctttggtAGCATCTCAGCAAGGCCTCACTGGCTGGGGTCCATTTGCTCCGCAACTCAGCTGCGTTAGAAGCTACATTCCCCAGTTTGGGTTTTTGTGGTTCACTCAGGAGCGATGCCAGAGGCAGTAAACTTCCTTGGGGGATGGGTCAGTaaaaccaaagaggaaaataatttctttcaaattataTGGAGGATAATGAACATGAAGAACAGGAAACTTTTCCCTACTTAAGAGCTTTGCCTAATGACTAATTCAGGCACAGCAAACAGAAATTACACTTTTAATCAATTTTCCCTATCTCGTTATTTAGCCAAAAGAAATAGCTAATTTCACTATTTACCGTAGCTAATACACTAAAAATATATTGAGCTGTGCCCATGAATCTATTGTCCTTATAATTTATTATCAGGACCACAGGGCCTCCCTCCTTTCTGTACTTTCTGGcaacctccccagcctcccccggGCCCGTACACACACTTTCCTCTCCTTGCGACTTCTCGCTCCCATTCCTGATTGTTCCCTTCTCGTCTCCCAGGGAGagccagatttattttttaatttttagcgTACAGTGCAGAATGGATTACAGCTATTGTAAGCATAACTCCACACACCTAAAATAAGAACAGCAGCCAAGACAACAGAAAGAACTGCCTACGGCTTCTTTGATCATATCAGGAGAATCCTAACGTTCTCCCTGCACGAAATGACATAACTCGCACCTTCATCAAACTCATCCCACCTCAAACTAGAAAGGGGTGATGAGAATTGTTTCATTCCCCGCTGAACAGTGTAACTCTCACGTAGGACACGTACAGGATTGAAAGGAGCACGTGCTAGCCATGTTTTGGGGGCACGAAGCGGTGGTGTTTCCCAGTTTTCCTTTGCAACCACAGATGAATTCTCAGGACCTGTAAGTGGGGCCCAGAGATAGGGAGTGACTGCAAGTCACCACGTCCCACCCCCAGAGTGCCGGACTCAGCCGGTCTTGGGGGCAGGTagaaaatctgcatttctaacaagttctccgTTGATGCTGACCCTGCCGGATTTCACTTAATGTTGTGAAATCATTGGGCAAGTTAACTTCTTGAAATTCGTTGTCTGCAAGGAGGTCAATAATGCCGGGGTTAGCCAAGGGGGaccctctgtcctccctccccatctgcccctGAGAAGAGGAGATGAGCTCAGGCAGAGGCAAGggcctcttttttattttttttattagaggtACAGTCCACAGTACAGTGGACCTCTAGAGTATGCCCCAGTACAGTCCACAGGGCCCAGTCTGGGGCTAGGTCAAAAAGTGCAGCCATtatttcattgaacaaatatgtCGTGCCTATCTGCACAAGATGCTGGAAGGCACAACTCTAGTGCAGTGCACAAGCCAGCAACATGCCATGTTTCCCTTTCCCCCAGCTCCTACAGCTTTTCCTGGGAACCCAGCCCAGACAGCTTCACAATTCCCTCAAATGTTACTGCCCCTGTGGATTTCCACTCACTGACACTCCGTAATACTCACGGGGTGAAGAAACCGGTGTCAGATGAGCATGGGTCCCGGAACTGCTAGAGCCAGTGGTGTGAACAGACACGCCACACCCCCTTTCCCAGGGCCTTGGGGTCCCCGGGTTCCCAGGACTTCTCTGAGAAAAAGAACAGTGGTCCTTCATGTTCTTTACATAAACTTACTGCCCATGAATTAGGGAAGCTTGGCCAGGATTTTACCTCCAAAAAATATgctggcagagtcctggggtaTCCCTCCCCTTCACAGCTTGGACCATGTTTAGAGGTCTCGTGGAGCTCGGGATACTGCACATGGAGCTGTATCCGCCTCCAGAGTGCAGACCCTCCAGGAACCTCCCAGAACCTTCTGGAACGTCTCAGGTCTTCCCCATCCACACTTGGAGCCACCCCCGGCTTATCAATCCCTCTGGGGCTGCCAGGGACCAGGAAGGCATTAGGACAAGGCAGTTTGGGCCAGTTGCCACAATTCTCTTTACGGTGACAaaggcttgactggggaaggAGGTGACCCAGGgggcaaatttatttttctagatttcaGGCTGTTTTAAGAAGGCATTCCTATGCCACCTGCTGTGAAAGTCCTTGGCTGGAAATAAGAGAGCCCTCTTTTTTTATCCCTTTCGGTTTTTAACCGGGATGAAGAGCACCATTCTTCCGGGACCCCGCACCCTCAGCGGCCAGCCCTctgctgtggctgaagtcagCTTGGCCTCACTTGCCAGCATCGCAGTTATGAGCTACCTTGTCGCAGTTGGGAGGGGAGGACCAGGACACAGCCTGCTCCCACTGCCCACCGCGCACCCACATCTACTTCTTCTCGAGCAGTCCTGGCATTTGTCACAGCACAGGGGAAGGACACCTGTGTTTGGGCCCCCGGGTCACCCCAACAACAACGCAACACTCGGGTTTAGCCTAGGCAGGGTGAAGCGGGAGGGGGTTATCGTGCAATGAAACACGGAAGTCCCTCTGGCTGCTTTCCCAGCACGTTTAATTCCTTGCACACCTGCGTTGCCCAGAGTGGGAGACTGACTTCACCGACCCTCCGTAGAGCAGCCCGTCCGAGCCACACACTTCCACAGGGCAGGTCCTTCCCCATGCAGAAGGCACCAGAACTCCAGCTGTCCCTCTAGAAGTCTCACCAGGGGAAGGGAAACTAGAACCTGTCCAGGAGGAGTGTATCAGGAAAAGCCTGCCACAATCCTAGAGCATCGACCAGCAAAGACCCCAGAGGCCACctttctctgtcctcctctgGAGCTCCGCATCCCCTGAAGACTGCTTTCTGCCTCAGCAAGAGCTGGCTTTCAAATTAGGTCCTTGGAGAAACCAGGAGAGCCATGAGGGAGGACGAAGCTGCTGTGGGTGCCTTCGTTATCATTCCCAGTCCCAGGAGGGGCCGGGCGCCTGTGTTCCCCAAAGTCTCTCGCTCACACCCCAAACGAGGTGCCCTGGCAGGTCTGGTTTGTCCAGGCCGCAAGCTTGCCTAAGGTTGCAGGGGCCCCCCCAGGTTTCAGAAACCTGCTCCTAGACGCTCCGGCCCCCGCACGATACCCACGCCCTCCCCGTGCCACTCACCGTGTAGTCGCTCCTGATGGCGAAGTTTTCGGGCTTGACGTCGCACAGGTGGAGGCGGTGAGAAAAGTCGCCCTCGAAATGGCTCACCATGTCCAGGAAGCTGAGCGCCATGTCACTGACGGCCTTGGCCTGGCCCCGGCTGCCCCGGGGCCCCCCCGCCACCCCATCGAGGGGGAAGAGGGCCCGGTGGCGGGGGCTGCCGGCTGCCAGGTACTCCACGGCGTAGAAGTGGCCGCAGGAGCCCAGCACGGGCAGGGCGTGCCGGCTCAGGTCCTGCAGCAGGCTGAAGAGGACGAACTCCTCCTGCTGCAGCAGTGACCACAGGCTGGCCAGCTGGCCCCGCCACCGCGGACCGCGCCCGCCCGGCCACAGGGTCCCCAGGCTGCCGCCGGGCAGTTCCAGGCCCAGGGCGTTCTTGACCTCGCcggccaccagcagcagcagctcagCCTCCGGGAAGTCCCGGGCGCCCTCGTCGGCGGCGTCCTCCAGCAGGCCGAGCGGCGGGAAGCTGGAGAAGGCCTCCTCCTTGGACTTGAGGATGACGGGCCGGCCGCGCCAGTCGGCCTGCAGAACCTTCTTGCCCCTCTCGTAGTACAGACAGCGCCGGTACAGCAGCTTCCCCGCCACGCACAGGTCCTCGCAGAGGTCTCCCACCAGCGCCCCGCCCTCGTAGTCCCGGCACTGGAAGGAAGGGGACAGCGGGTCACAAGGCAGGAGCGGCCGGGCTGAcgccaggcaggggaagggagaggggcacaAGGGGCTCTAATCAGCAGTCGAGAGAAACCTCATGGATGTGACCCACACGGGCTGTTTGGGTCAGTGGGTAATTCACTGAAACTTGGGACTCCTCacggctcagtcggtgaagcgtctggctcaggtcatgatcctggggtcctggaatcgagtcccgcatcaggctccctgctcggcaggggcctgcttctccctctgcctctcctgttcTCCCtgttatgctctctctctctctctctctgacaaataaataaataaagtctttttaaaaaattaagtggaaGTGTTAAAAAAGCGTCTCATATTTATTACATTATCAACCAGACCCAGGCTTCAGAATCAGGACACTGGAGGTGAGACACTGGTCTCCCCACCGTGCCCCCCTCTGGCCACAAGATGCTGGGAAAAGCCTTCCACCAGCTGGTGACAGTTCCCTCAGCTGTCAGAGACAGGGCTGGCCAGGCCAGTAGTCATCAACACCGGCCACATGGGCAGGTCACCCTGGGGAGATttgaacaccccccccccccatctaagAATGGCTAAGTCAGATCTGGGCAGTCCCCTGTGAGCCTCACCTGGGGTCAGACCAGCCACAGTAACCACCCTTCCTGCAAGCACGTTCCCGCAGCCCGCTGTCTCTGACACCCAGGGGTGTGGCCTGCAAGGCAGCAGGTCTGGAAGGAAGGCAGGGGTTCGGAGGAGCACCCTGTGCAGGAAATAGAAGAGGCTGCGTGGTGGGTCGTGTCAGAAGGACTGGAGAGAGGCGTCCCTGGCGCGGAAGCTATTCTGGAGCCATTCTGGAAGCACAGGGAGCCTTTGGTCCCTGGGGACGGTGAGGAGGGGTCAGGAGACCTCAGGTGGCGTTTCTCCTAAACTTTAGCGGCTCTCAGAATGGGTTCCACACGAGGGATCAGCGGCCTCCCCCAGCGCACCACAACCATCCTAGGAAGACAGACCAGCCAGGCCCTGGCTGGTGGTCCTGCTGGGTGGCGGCCGAAGACGGAGGACAGTATACAGCCTCTGTTTTTGGTTTTAACCTTTCGGGAAAGCTAACCCCCTAGGCCCATCCTTACTAGGAGCTACCTGCATCTGTCCCCCGACAGGTGCGTCTTCCTTCCACGTGAGCAGATACTGGCCTCCCTTCCTAGAAGTTCTGCTGCCCAGGAGATGGGGCAGGGGGTCCCCCTCGCTCCCATCACGTGACAGACAAGGGCCACCACGTTGTTTCCCTCGCTGTCGCACGCACTACAAAGTGCCCTGAGTGACCAGCCGCAGCTAGAGAGCGGCACCGCGCAGACAGCAGGGATGGGGCCCAGAGTCACAGGCTGGGAGCGTGGCCTGGCCGGACCGGGACCTCCTGAGCAGACTACGCCCGCCCCGGCTCTGAGGCTTGGATTCCATCCCTGCGTCACCCATCTGCCTCCCTGGCTTGGTTTTTGGACCAGCCGAGTGGAAAAAGCGTGTGGAAACCAGTAATTTATTCAAGTGTGAGGCTTCCCGAGATGGTGCTCCAGAATGGGCCGCTGAAATGCTCCTCAGAGACTCTGGTCGCGCCACGCTGGTCAGCTTT encodes the following:
- the DIPK1C gene encoding divergent protein kinase domain 1C — its product is MARSRAGRCGRRGRRGRGALLACAAWTAGWVLAAALLLRAHPGVLPERCTDEKSRRILAALCRDYEGGALVGDLCEDLCVAGKLLYRRCLYYERGKKVLQADWRGRPVILKSKEEAFSSFPPLGLLEDAADEGARDFPEAELLLLVAGEVKNALGLELPGGSLGTLWPGGRGPRWRGQLASLWSLLQQEEFVLFSLLQDLSRHALPVLGSCGHFYAVEYLAAGSPRHRALFPLDGVAGGPRGSRGQAKAVSDMALSFLDMVSHFEGDFSHRLHLCDVKPENFAIRSDYTVVAIDVDMAFFEPKMREILEQNCTGDEDCNFFDCFSKCDLRVNKCGAERVNSNLQVICDKIFRHWFSSSPGSSALSFPLQRQLREAVQECADPRSTARSPPRAASDVFWKLRHLLRATQRELQDAEE